A window of [Clostridium] innocuum genomic DNA:
ATGTTCTGATACAAAACAAACGGATATGATTCTGGATGTCGGGGATCGCCCGCCGCTTCTGCAATGGCTGTTTCTGAGCTTTCAGCACGTATTTGCAATGTTTGGGGCAACGATCCTGGTGCCTACACTGACGGGCTTACCCGTTTCGGTGGCACTTTTTGCAAGCGGTGTGGGAACGCTGATTTATACGTTTGTGACAAAGCGCAAAGTACCCGTATATCTGGGAAGCTCATTTGCCTATATCAGCGCAGTGGTAATTGCAATCAAGGCGATGGGTGGCAGTGTGGATGCTGCACAGACAGGACTGATGCTGGTTGGTGTGATCTATGTAGTTGTTGCATTGATTGTACGTGTTATCGGAAAGGAATGGATCGATAAGCTCCTTCCACCCATCGTAATCGGACCGATGATAGCGGTTATCGGATTGGGTCTTGCCGCGAATGCTGTCAGCAATGCACAATTCATAAAGGACGGGGATCCCCGTGCCATGATCGTCGCAATCGTCACCTTTTTGATTGCGGCCCTGATTTCCACAAAGGCGAAGGGCTTTTTCAAAATTATTCCGTTTCTGATTGCCATTCTCGGAGGCTATGTGTTATCCCTTTGTCTGGGACTGGTTGATTTTCAGGCCGTCGTGGATGCCAAATGGCTGTCCTTTCCTGATTTTATCCTGCCTTTTAAAATTGGAAATTTCCGCACCTATAATCTGTACTTCGGTCCGGAAACGCTTGCGATTCTTCCGGTTGCACTGGTTACGATTTCCGAGCATATCGGCGATCATACGGTACTTGGAAAAATCTGTGGACGCAATTTCTTAAAGGATCCGGGCTTGGAGCGTACACTGATGGGAGATGGTATCGCAACCGCGGTTTCTGCCTTCCTCGGAGGTCCGGCGAATACGACCTATGGAGAAAATACCGGTGTGATCGGTATGACGAAAATAAGCAGCGTATATGTAACAGGCGGTGCTGCCTGCATCGCCATTCTGCTGTCCTGCGTTGGGAAGATTTCCGCCTTTATCTCAACGATTCCTGCCTGTGTACTGGGTGGTATGAGTATTCTTTTATACGGGGTCATTGCCAGCAACGGCTTGCGTGTACTTGTCGATAACAAGATTGATTTCGGAAAGCAGCGCAATCTGGTAATCGCCTCTGCCATGCTCGTCATCGGTCTTGGCGGTGCCATACTTCCTGTGGGAAGCTTCATGACCCTTTCGGGAACCGCGTTATCTGCGCTTGTCGGCATTATCCTGAATCTGATTTTGCCCAAAGCGTCTTAATACTTGAGAACAACGTAGCATATGAAAATGGATGAATCCCTGCAGATACCGGGTGTTCATCTGTTTTTATTATGGATTGAAATCAGTTAATTTTTTTATTTGCTATACAGATATCACGTGAATTCCGTTATAATATAGGATATGAACGAGGAAATAAAAAAGGCTTTGACACCAAAGGAAGCAAAAAAAGAGAAGATGAGAAGAAAACGGCAGCTGCGAAAGGAACGGGAAATACGAAAATTGTGCAGGGATACAACAAAAGAGGATCTGCTGTTTCGCGTCATGAAAACATATTCCGTGAATGAAGCAATGGCGCTGAAGACACTGAACGAATACCATATCGAAATAACCCGGCAACAGATTGCCTTTGCAAGGAACAGGATGAAAGGAATCCAGGCGAATAATAAAAGAAAGAAATCACATAGGAAAAAGCGAAAGCAACGATTGTCGGAGGAAAAGGAATATCAGGCATATAAAGAGGATGTCTGTCTGCGTTTTATGGAGACAGGGCAGGTATACACGCTGGATGAATATGCGATTATCAAGGAAGAAATTTTCTAAAGGAGAAGAGAATGCAGTTTAAACGAATATATGTGGAAATAACGAATACATGCAATCTGTCCTGCAGCTTCTGCATACAAAATCAAAGAAAGCCCCGCAGGATGTCAGTTGCACAGTTTTCACATGTCATCAGAGAAATCAAGCCATACACCGGGCATGTATATCTTCATGTGCTGGGAGAACCGCTTTCCCATCCGGATCTGAAAACGTTTTTGCAGATTTGTGATGAGCAGGGAATGCAGGTGAATCTGACAACAAACGGCACTCTGCTGAAAGCATGTCGTGATGTTCTTATAAACAGCAGACTGCGGCAGGTCAATGTGTCCCTGCATAGCTTTCCCGAGCATGAGCAGCCACAGTATCTGGAGCATGTCTTCTCCGTGTGTGAGGAGCTTGCCCAGCGTGGTGTACATATCAGCTATCGCTTGTGGAGTGTACAAAACGGAATGCTATCCGGTGAAAGCACAAGGCTGCTGCAGCGACTTGCCCGGCATTATCACATATCGCATTCGCAGGAATTTGAAAAGCGTATGCGGCTGGATGTGGGAGATCATCTGCATCTAAATCTGGAATCGGTATTTCAATGGCCGTCCCTGCAGCATCCGTATGTATCCGATTGCGGGCGCTGCCTTGGGATGATGCAGATGTGTGCAATTCTGAGTGATGGAACTGTTGTACCCTGCTGTCTGGATTCCAGAGGAGATGTGGCACTTGGAAATATATTTACGCGCTCGTTTTCCTCTATTCTTGACAGTGAGCGTGCTGAACAGATGAAAGCGGGCTTTGCGCAGCATAAAGTCGTGGAGGAGCTGTGTAAGCATTGCAGCTACCGCCTGCGCTTCACAGAACATAAGAGAGGAGAAAAAAGTGTATGAAAGTAGAAAGCATTAGAGAATTATCATGTTTTCAACAGTATGCTACGAAATTGAGCGAGCAGGGTATTGGGATGAAGGCTGCTGAAGCCTGTATTGTAAAGGAACTGCTGGAAGCGGATAAACAGCTTCCGGAATTAGAGCTTTTGACCAATTCTTCGGTAGTGGAATTCATTATGATGAACATTGTTAAAGATGCAGCACATGAGGAAAAGGACATCACCCTTTCCCGGGTAATGGAAACCATAGAGGAGCTGGCATCTGCAAACACCGAAGAAGAAGCACTTCCGTTGATGACAGAATTTGTCAATAATCTCAGAAGGCTTTTAAAGAAAAAGAGAACACGGGATATCCGCAAGCTTACAACTACAGATAAAAACTATTATGAGATTGAAAATCTGTTAAATGAATTGGATATGCATCTGATGAATGCAAGCTCCTATCCATGGTCACAGGCACTACTTGTGGATGTTTTGAGAAGTGTGGATCTGGATTCCATAACGAAAGGAAATTATGAACGCGCCTATGCGGATATTTATGAAATGCATGAGAATCAGGAAGCCTGTGATGCGTGTTATAATCGGTTAATAAAACACTCTCCTGAAGATGCCAACATTTTATATGGATGGCTGACACAGTTGTGGCAGCGCAGGGACTATGATGCCTGTTATGATATGATTACACGTGGACTACAGCTGCAGGACAGCTTTTTTCAGGAGATGTTTTTGGATATTGCACGGGATATCGCAGAACAAACCGGTGATGACAGTGCCTATGTGCAATGGAAAAAGCAATATGGGAAGAGGGATACATATAAACAGAATTTGACGGATACCCGAGTAAACAAAGTTCAGCTGCCACTGGATACCAGCGCCTATACGGACGCAAAGCCCAATAAACCGTGTCCCTGCGGCAGCGGGAAGAAATTCAAGGCGTGCTGTAAAAAATACTGGATAAAACAGAGGCACAGGGTGTATGAATATACTGGTAGGAACAACCAACAGAAACAAGGTACGCTCTGTACAGCGTTATCTGCAGGCATATGATGTGCAGCTTGTGACACCGCAGGATGTACGGCTTCATGTAAGGATTAAAGAGGATGGTGCGACACCAATTGAAAATGCAAGGATCAAGGCGCTTGCCTATTATCGCTCTGCCCGGATACCGACCGTTGCCTTTGACAGTGGTCTGTATTTCCTCGATTTGAAAGAGGATGACCCGCTGCAGCCGAAAACACATGTTCGCCGTGTACAGGGCAGAGAATTAAATGATGAGGAAATGATCAGCTATTATCGCAGAATAGCCGCAGATTTCGGTGGACGCCTGCTTTCCGCCTACCGTAACGGAGTTTGCGTTGTGTACGATGAACAGCACATCTATACGTATATGGAGGATATGGAAACGGCAAGAGACTTCGCCTTTTATCTCTGTGACACGCCGCATGAGCAGCGCACACCGGGATGGCCGCTTGATTCTATTTCCATCGATGAAAAAACAATGAAGTATTTTCATGATATGGCGGATACAGAGTATGCAGCTGCAGGGGAGGATGAAAAACGCCTTACCTCGTATAGAAATATGCTGGCATTTTATCGCAGGGCATTCCATCTGGAAGAGACATCATAACACCTGTTTTCCAAAGAAAGGCTGTTTATCGCGTTGGAAAAGGATTTTGTTCATCCTTTTTGCTTTCAGGTTATAAAGAATGCCGGATTCATGGTATAATAACACTCGAAAAGGATGCGTGGACATGGAATTAAAAGCATTGCGTATATCAGAAAAAAAGGCAGAGGTTCTTCATAGTATGCAGATTATGCGGGCAGAGGATCTTTTGACCTGTTATCCGTTCCGGTATGAACATCTGGAGGCGAAGCCCCGGGATACATGGAAAAAGGAAGACAGGATCATCTTCGAGGCGGTTATTTTGAATCGGGCAAGGGTGATCCGTTTCAGGGGAAAACAGAGTGTTACCCGCTTTAAGGTGATGCTGGAGGATGAGGAGCTTGATGTTTCGCTGTTTAACCGCCCCTGGGTGTCGGCTTTTACGATGGGGAAGGTAATCACGATTATCGGCAAATATGACGGAGGAAGCCGTGTCACGGCGCTGCAGTATAATTTTAAGCCTATGAAAGAGCAGCTGGGCATCCATCCGGTATACAATGTTCGTGAGGGGATCACACAGAAGGAGCTGGTCCGCTATATTGATAAGGCATGGCAGGCCCTGCAGAATCAGATTCCGGATGTGATTCCAAAGCCGTATCTGGAGAAATATCGTCTGATTCCCAGAAAGCAGGCCTTGTATTTCATTCATCACCCAGCCAGTATGGAGGCGGTGAAGCAGAGCCTTCGGCATTTAAAATATGAGGAATTCCTGAAATTTCAGCTGAGCATGCAGGCGTTAAAGGCCAGGGACACGGAAATGGTTCAGGGGAGTGCCAAGCAATTCTCCATGGAGGACGTTATGGATTTAAAGCATTCCCTGAGCTTTACCCTGACAAATGACCAGAACAGGGTGGTTGAGGAAATTTTACAGGATTTATCCAGTGACAAGGTGATGTATCGCATGGTGCAGGGAGATGTCGGCTGTGGAAAGACGATGGTGGCGGCCTTTGGCCTGTATGCCTGTGTGTTGGCACATAAGCAGGCGGTTTTCATGGCACCCACGGAAATTCTTGCCAAGCAGCATCTCACAAATCTGAAGCGGCTGTTTTCGGACTTTGACATTACCGTTGACGTGCTGTATTCGAGCCTGAAGCCGGCACAGAAAAAGGATGTACTGGAGCGCTTGAAGCATAATGAAATTGATATTCTGGTCGGTACGCACGCACTGTTTCAGGATGATGTGGAATATTATGATCTGGGTATGGTGGTTGCGGATGAGCAGCACCGTTTTGGTGTTGCCCAGCGAAAGAAAATGCTGGAAAAAGGGGAAAAGGTTGATTTTCTGTTGATGAGTGCAACACCGATTCCCCGTACGTTGGCGATTTCCCTGTATGGCGATATGGATGTGTCCACAATTCAGGAGCTTCCCAAGGGGCGCTCTGCGGTTACGACAAAGCTGATATCCAGCCGTTCCATGAGTCCGATTCTGGAAGCTGTGCTGGAAAAAATAGATGAAGGGGATCAGTGCTATGTGGTCTGCCCTGCGATTGAGAAAAAAGAGGATATGGATATGCGCAATGTGACGGATATTTATGAAGGGATGTGCGCATCTTTGGGGCGGCGCTATCGCATAGCATTGCTGCATGGGAAAATGAATACACAGGAAAAGGATGAGGTCATGGAGCGCTTCCTTCACAGGGAGGTTGATATCCTTGTGTCCACAACAGTGATTGAGGTTGGCGTGGATGTGAAGGATGCCAATATCATGGTGATTTACGATGCGCACCGATTCGGACTCTCACAGATTCATCAGCTGCGGGGCCGGGTGGGAAGAGGAACACGTCCCGGATATTGTTATTTATTAAGCAGTACAAAGGATCCGGATTCCCTGCAGCGCTTGAAAATCTGCGAACAGACAAGAGATGGCTTTGCGATAGCCCGTGCGGATCTGCAGCTCAGAGGTCCCGGCGATATTCTTGGAACCAGACAAAGCGGTGTACCGGGCTTTATTCTGGGAGATGTGATTCAGGATGCCAATATTCTGGAGGTCGCGCGTGAGGACGCAGCGGAAATTCTTGCACATCTCGACACAAGCGGCTATGAAGAGATAAAAATGTATGTTGAGCATACAG
This region includes:
- a CDS encoding uracil permease gives rise to the protein MKHFEEHVEDVSLILDEEECSDTKQTDMILDVGDRPPLLQWLFLSFQHVFAMFGATILVPTLTGLPVSVALFASGVGTLIYTFVTKRKVPVYLGSSFAYISAVVIAIKAMGGSVDAAQTGLMLVGVIYVVVALIVRVIGKEWIDKLLPPIVIGPMIAVIGLGLAANAVSNAQFIKDGDPRAMIVAIVTFLIAALISTKAKGFFKIIPFLIAILGGYVLSLCLGLVDFQAVVDAKWLSFPDFILPFKIGNFRTYNLYFGPETLAILPVALVTISEHIGDHTVLGKICGRNFLKDPGLERTLMGDGIATAVSAFLGGPANTTYGENTGVIGMTKISSVYVTGGAACIAILLSCVGKISAFISTIPACVLGGMSILLYGVIASNGLRVLVDNKIDFGKQRNLVIASAMLVIGLGGAILPVGSFMTLSGTALSALVGIILNLILPKAS
- a CDS encoding radical SAM protein: MQFKRIYVEITNTCNLSCSFCIQNQRKPRRMSVAQFSHVIREIKPYTGHVYLHVLGEPLSHPDLKTFLQICDEQGMQVNLTTNGTLLKACRDVLINSRLRQVNVSLHSFPEHEQPQYLEHVFSVCEELAQRGVHISYRLWSVQNGMLSGESTRLLQRLARHYHISHSQEFEKRMRLDVGDHLHLNLESVFQWPSLQHPYVSDCGRCLGMMQMCAILSDGTVVPCCLDSRGDVALGNIFTRSFSSILDSERAEQMKAGFAQHKVVEELCKHCSYRLRFTEHKRGEKSV
- a CDS encoding SEC-C domain-containing protein; amino-acid sequence: MKVESIRELSCFQQYATKLSEQGIGMKAAEACIVKELLEADKQLPELELLTNSSVVEFIMMNIVKDAAHEEKDITLSRVMETIEELASANTEEEALPLMTEFVNNLRRLLKKKRTRDIRKLTTTDKNYYEIENLLNELDMHLMNASSYPWSQALLVDVLRSVDLDSITKGNYERAYADIYEMHENQEACDACYNRLIKHSPEDANILYGWLTQLWQRRDYDACYDMITRGLQLQDSFFQEMFLDIARDIAEQTGDDSAYVQWKKQYGKRDTYKQNLTDTRVNKVQLPLDTSAYTDAKPNKPCPCGSGKKFKACCKKYWIKQRHRVYEYTGRNNQQKQGTLCTALSAGI
- a CDS encoding non-canonical purine NTP pyrophosphatase, producing MNILVGTTNRNKVRSVQRYLQAYDVQLVTPQDVRLHVRIKEDGATPIENARIKALAYYRSARIPTVAFDSGLYFLDLKEDDPLQPKTHVRRVQGRELNDEEMISYYRRIAADFGGRLLSAYRNGVCVVYDEQHIYTYMEDMETARDFAFYLCDTPHEQRTPGWPLDSISIDEKTMKYFHDMADTEYAAAGEDEKRLTSYRNMLAFYRRAFHLEETS
- the recG gene encoding ATP-dependent DNA helicase RecG, giving the protein MELKALRISEKKAEVLHSMQIMRAEDLLTCYPFRYEHLEAKPRDTWKKEDRIIFEAVILNRARVIRFRGKQSVTRFKVMLEDEELDVSLFNRPWVSAFTMGKVITIIGKYDGGSRVTALQYNFKPMKEQLGIHPVYNVREGITQKELVRYIDKAWQALQNQIPDVIPKPYLEKYRLIPRKQALYFIHHPASMEAVKQSLRHLKYEEFLKFQLSMQALKARDTEMVQGSAKQFSMEDVMDLKHSLSFTLTNDQNRVVEEILQDLSSDKVMYRMVQGDVGCGKTMVAAFGLYACVLAHKQAVFMAPTEILAKQHLTNLKRLFSDFDITVDVLYSSLKPAQKKDVLERLKHNEIDILVGTHALFQDDVEYYDLGMVVADEQHRFGVAQRKKMLEKGEKVDFLLMSATPIPRTLAISLYGDMDVSTIQELPKGRSAVTTKLISSRSMSPILEAVLEKIDEGDQCYVVCPAIEKKEDMDMRNVTDIYEGMCASLGRRYRIALLHGKMNTQEKDEVMERFLHREVDILVSTTVIEVGVDVKDANIMVIYDAHRFGLSQIHQLRGRVGRGTRPGYCYLLSSTKDPDSLQRLKICEQTRDGFAIARADLQLRGPGDILGTRQSGVPGFILGDVIQDANILEVAREDAAEILAHLDTSGYEEIKMYVEHTVGSATYLD